The genome window TGGTAAATCTCTTCTGTCATGAACGGAATCATCGGTGCAGCCGCCTTGGAAACGGTAACAAGGGCGGTATACAGAGTCATATAAGCATTGATCTTATCCTGCTCCATTCCCTTCGCCCAGAAACGCTCACGGCTTCGTCTTACGTACCAGTTACTCATATCGTCTACAAAATCCTGAAGTGCTCTTGCAGCCTCCGGAATCCGGTAGTTGCCCAGGTTATCGTCCACTTCCTTCACCAGCGTGTTCAGCTTGGAAAGCAGCCATTTGTCCATAACGGATAATTTCTCATAATCCAGCGTATATTTTGTCGCGTCAAATTCATCAATATTTGCATACAGCACAAAGAACGCATAGGTATTCCAAAGTGTACCCATGAACTTTCTCTGTCCTTCTACGACCGCCTTGCCATGGAAACGGTTCGGCAGCCACGGTGCACTGTTCACATAGAAATACCAGCGGATCGCATCTGCTCCGTAGGTCTCAAGAGCCTCAAACGGGTCAACGGCATTTCCTTTGGACTTACTCATCTTCTGTCCGTTCTCGTCCTGTACATGCCCCAGAACGATCACGTTCTTATATGGCGCCTTGTTAAAAATCAGGGTAGAGATAGCCAGCAGTGAGTAGAACCAGCCACGGGTCTGGTCTACGGCTTCTGAAATAAAGTTCGCCGGGAACTGCTGTTCAAATAATTCCTGATTTTCAAACGGATAGTGATGCTGTGCGAACGGCATGGAACCACTGTCGAACCAGCAGTCAATGACCTCCGGCACACGATGCATCGGTTTCCCGCACTTCGGACAACGGATCGTTACCTCGTCAATATACGGACGGTGCAGTTCAATATTATCCGGGCAGTTATCGGACATGGATTTCAGTTCTTCAATACTTCCGATAGAATGCTGATGTCCGCACTCGCACTCCCAGATATTAAGCGGGGTTCCCCAGTAACGGTTACGGCTGATACCCCAGTCCTGAACATTTTCCAGCCAGTCGCCGAAACGTCCCTTACCGATACTCTCCGGAATCCAGTTGATTGTGTTATTATTTGCGATCAAATCCTCTTTTACATCTGTCATTTTGATGAACCAGGATTCTCTTGCATAATAAATCAGCGGAGTATCGCATCTCCAGCAGTGCGGGTAGCTGTGCTCAAACTTCGGCGCATCGAACAGAAGGCCGCGGCTCTCCAAATCCTTTAATACCTCCGGATCCGCCTTCTTTACAAATAATCCCGCAAATGGAGTCGTCTCTCCCATATTTCCCTTCTCATCTACAAGCTGTACAAACGGGAAATCATATTTACGTCCGACCTTCGCATCGTCTTCACCAAATGCCGGTGCAATGTGAACCACGCCGGTACCATCTGTCAGAGTTACGTAGGTATCACATACAACATAGAAGCACTTTTTATTCTGTTTTGCGGCACATTCATAAGCACACTGATAAAGCGGCTCATATTCCTTGTATTCCAGGTCCTTTCCTTTGTAGGTTTCCAGAACCTCATACGCTGACTTTCCGTCCTCGGCGAGCTTTCCAAGCACCGTATCCAGAAGCGCAGATGCCATATAATACGTATAGCCGTCTACACATTTTACCTTGGCATACTCTTCCTGGGGGTTCACACAAAGGCCGATATTGGACGGCAGGGTCCAGGGCGTGGTCGTCCATGCCAGAATATAAGCGTCCTCGTCCTTTACCTTGAACCTGACGATAGCGGAACGCTCCTTCACATCTTTATAGCCCTGCGCCACTTCCTGAGCCGACAGCGGCGTACCACATCTCGGGCAATAGGGAACGATCTTAAAGCCCTTATAGAGCAGGCCCTTCTCCCAGATCTTCTTAAGTGCCCACCACTCAGACTCAATAAAGTTATTATCATAGGTTACATAAGGATTCTCCATATCTGCCCAGAAACCGACGGTGCTTGAGAAATCCTCCCACATTCCTTTGTATTTCCAGACACTTTCCTTACATTTGTCAATAAACGGTTCCAGACCGTATTCCTCGATCTGATCCTTTCCGTCAAGCCCCAGGGCCTTCTCGACCTCCAGCTCTACCGGCAGTCCGTGGGTATCCCACCCTGCCTTTCTCGGCACCATATACCCCTTCATGGTGCGGTATCTCGGGATCATATCTTTAATTACACGCGTCAGGACATGCCCGATATGCGGCTTTCCATTCGCTGTCGGGGGTCCGTCATAGAAAGTATAGGTCTCCCCTTCCTTGCGGTTCTCCATACTCTTTTCAAAAATCTGATGTTCTTCCCAGAACTTCTCTGTCGCTTTCTCACGGTCTACAAACTTCAGATCCGTGGACACTTTCTTATACATCGACATGGCTGTACTCCTTTCTACTTTATTTTCCGCCTGCTGTTTGTAGTC of Roseburia hominis contains these proteins:
- the ileS gene encoding isoleucine--tRNA ligase; protein product: MYKKVSTDLKFVDREKATEKFWEEHQIFEKSMENRKEGETYTFYDGPPTANGKPHIGHVLTRVIKDMIPRYRTMKGYMVPRKAGWDTHGLPVELEVEKALGLDGKDQIEEYGLEPFIDKCKESVWKYKGMWEDFSSTVGFWADMENPYVTYDNNFIESEWWALKKIWEKGLLYKGFKIVPYCPRCGTPLSAQEVAQGYKDVKERSAIVRFKVKDEDAYILAWTTTPWTLPSNIGLCVNPQEEYAKVKCVDGYTYYMASALLDTVLGKLAEDGKSAYEVLETYKGKDLEYKEYEPLYQCAYECAAKQNKKCFYVVCDTYVTLTDGTGVVHIAPAFGEDDAKVGRKYDFPFVQLVDEKGNMGETTPFAGLFVKKADPEVLKDLESRGLLFDAPKFEHSYPHCWRCDTPLIYYARESWFIKMTDVKEDLIANNNTINWIPESIGKGRFGDWLENVQDWGISRNRYWGTPLNIWECECGHQHSIGSIEELKSMSDNCPDNIELHRPYIDEVTIRCPKCGKPMHRVPEVIDCWFDSGSMPFAQHHYPFENQELFEQQFPANFISEAVDQTRGWFYSLLAISTLIFNKAPYKNVIVLGHVQDENGQKMSKSKGNAVDPFEALETYGADAIRWYFYVNSAPWLPNRFHGKAVVEGQRKFMGTLWNTYAFFVLYANIDEFDATKYTLDYEKLSVMDKWLLSKLNTLVKEVDDNLGNYRIPEAARALQDFVDDMSNWYVRRSRERFWAKGMEQDKINAYMTLYTALVTVSKAAAPMIPFMTEEIYQNLVRSLDQSAPESIHLCDFPEVDTAYIDKKLEENMDLVLKVVVMGRACRNTANIKNRQPIGKMFVKGIPALEKFYQDIITDELNVKEMEITEDVRAFTSYTFKPQLKTVGPKYGKLLGGIKNALNSLDGNAAMDELNANGSLKLDINGQEVTLFKEDLLIDMAQTEGYVSESDYGITVVLDTNLTEELLEEGFVREIISKIQTMRKEADFEVTDKIKVTYDGSEKAEAVFAKFAEEIGGETLAVSVTKAEPAGYVKEWKINGEVVNMGVVR